The window CCGCCGTGACCGGCGTCGACGGGCGGCGGGTAAACTGGCCGGCGTGTCCGAGACCCCGAACGTGACGCCGCAGCAGCCGCAGTCCCCCACCGAGGGACGCCCCGCGGGCACCCGCGCGCCGCTGTCGGGAATCGACATCCTCGCCTTCCTGTGCGAGCTGTTCGCGTTCGTCTCGCTGGCCTTCTGGGGTTTCGTCGCCTGGCCCCTCCCCTGGAACATCGTCGCCGGCATCGGCGCCCCGGTGGGCGCGATCCTCATCTGGGCGCTGTTCGTCTCGCCGCGCGCCGTCTTCGCGGTGCACCCCTTCGTCCGGGCCTTCGTCGAGCTGCTCGTCTACGCCGCCGCCGTGGTCGCCTGGTGGGACCTCGGCGCGGTCTGGGTCGGCATCGTCTTCGGCGTGATCGCCGTGGCCGCCGGGGTGCTCGCCGGTCGACGGCAGCTGGCGTCGTGACCCACACGGCGCCCGGGGTGCTCGAGGCTCTCCGCGCCGCCCTGGGCGACCGGGTCGACGTGTCCGACGCCGCCCGTCACGCCGCCCGGGCCGACAAGTCCGGCCACGCCGCCGACGATCCGCCGCTGGCCGTCGTGCACGCCCGCGACGTCGCCGATGTGCAGACGACTCTCCGCCTCGCGAGCGAGACGGCCACCCCCGTCGTCCCCCAGGGGGCGCGCACGGGTCTGGCCGGCGGGGCGAACGCCGGCGCGGGTGAGATCGCGCTCTCGGTCCGCGGTATGGACCGCCTCCTCGAGGTGCGCGCCGACGACCTCATCGCCGTCGTCGAGCCGGGGATCCTCAACGCCGACCTGAACGCCGCCCTCGCCCCGCACGGGCTGTGGTGGGCCCCCGACCCGGCGAGCCGGGCGATCTCCACGGTCGGCGGCAACATCGCCACGGGGGCCGGCGGGCTCCTGTGCGCGAAGTACGGCGTCGTGCGCGACGCCGTCCTGGGGCTGGACGTCGTCCTGGCAGACGGGCGCCTCCTCTCCCTCGGGCACCGCACCGTGAAGGGGGTCACGGGCCTCGACCTCACCTCGCTCTTCATCGGCTCGGAAGGCACCCTCGGGGTCATCGTGGGTGCGACGCTGAAGCTCCGGCGTCTCACGACGGGCGACGTGTGCACGATCGCCGCCACCTTCCCCACCGTGCGCGCGGCCGCCGGCGGCTCGGCCGCGGTGACCGCGGCGGGCGTCCAGCCGGCGATCATGGAGCTGATGGATGCCGCCTCGCTCGCCGCCGTCCACGCGCTGCTCGGCCTTCCCGATCCGACCCCCGGCGCCGCGCAGCTGACGATCCAGACCGACGGCGCCGCCGCGCGCACCGAGGCCGAGCAGATCGCCGCGATCCTCACCGCGGCGGGCGGCTCCGTCGCGCTCTCGCACGATCGCGAGGAGGGCGAGCGGCTGCTCGCGATCCGCCGCTCCATGCACCCGGCGATGGAGAGCCTCGGCACGACCCTCATCGAGGACGTCTCGGTGCCCCGCAGCGCCCTGCCGGCGATGTTCGACGAGATCGCCCGCATCG of the Microbacterium invictum genome contains:
- a CDS encoding FAD-binding oxidoreductase — encoded protein: MTHTAPGVLEALRAALGDRVDVSDAARHAARADKSGHAADDPPLAVVHARDVADVQTTLRLASETATPVVPQGARTGLAGGANAGAGEIALSVRGMDRLLEVRADDLIAVVEPGILNADLNAALAPHGLWWAPDPASRAISTVGGNIATGAGGLLCAKYGVVRDAVLGLDVVLADGRLLSLGHRTVKGVTGLDLTSLFIGSEGTLGVIVGATLKLRRLTTGDVCTIAATFPTVRAAAGGSAAVTAAGVQPAIMELMDAASLAAVHALLGLPDPTPGAAQLTIQTDGAAARTEAEQIAAILTAAGGSVALSHDREEGERLLAIRRSMHPAMESLGTTLIEDVSVPRSALPAMFDEIARIERDYGMTIPTVAHAGDGNLHPNFIYPGPGEVPAEVWAAADELFRAALRLGGTLTGEHGVGVLKRRWLADELGDDQWRIQHEIARVFDPKGILNPGKVFA
- a CDS encoding YrdB family protein; this encodes MSETPNVTPQQPQSPTEGRPAGTRAPLSGIDILAFLCELFAFVSLAFWGFVAWPLPWNIVAGIGAPVGAILIWALFVSPRAVFAVHPFVRAFVELLVYAAAVVAWWDLGAVWVGIVFGVIAVAAGVLAGRRQLAS